The nucleotide window GTCACATTGCGCGCGCCCGGATCATTTACATCGGGCGAAATAGAACAGGTGCGGCTGGTCGGCCCGAGCACACCGGCAACAAAGCGCGGTTTTGCAGGGTTGGCTGCGGTGAATTCATCGCAGAGTTCGCGCGCGAGTTTGGCGGCAGCGAAATTCAATTCCGGCACCAGATCTTCCATGTCGTAATCGGCCATGGAAATTCGCGTGGAGTTAAACGTATTGGTTTCAAGGATGTCTGCACCGGCTTCCAGATAGGCGCGTTGGATCTCGCGGATCACGTCCGGTTTGGTGATGCTGAGCAGGTCGTTATTGCCCGCGATATCCATGTGGTAATCCGCAAAGCGCGCACCGCGATAATCGGCCTCTTTGAGCTTGTAGCTCTGGATCATGGTGCCCATACCGCCATCGAGAATTAGGATGCGCTCTTTTATGGCTTGGTGGAGTGAGTCAATACGGGCTTGCAGGGCGGCGGGTGCAGTCATGGAAAACCTATCAGTGGAAATCTTGAGGGTGAAAATGAATGGCTATGCGATGCCAAAAATGGCGTGAATTCTAGCAGAAAAGCCTATCTGGAGGGCGCGTTATCGCCGTGCTGGGGTGATGCGTCTGAATAGTGGGCAATAAAAAGGGGATCTACTGATCCCCCTTTCCTGGTTGACGCTTGAGCGGTGGCTTACTGCTTTTCGGCTTCTTTAACGGTGATGGTAATCGTCTCTGAATACACCGGAGTGCTATGTGGACGGTGAAGGTGATCGCCCACTAACAGCTGCAATGTGTGTTTGCCCGGTGCCAGCTCCAGAGTGGTTTCGGTCTGGCCTTTACCAAAGTGCACATGCTGGGCATCGGCCGGAATAGGCAAACTCAGGTTGGCGGGCAGGGCGGTATCAATCAGCAAGTGATGATGGCCGCCATTAGGGTTTTCGGTGCCTGCAGGGGTGACTTCCATATTCTCCAGCCCGAACTTAACGGTCACCG belongs to Cellvibrio sp. pealriver and includes:
- a CDS encoding DUF4399 domain-containing protein — its product is MRASLLLAALTITSSLAFAHDHDKAAPRAFIIEPANNATVTSPVTVKFGLENMEVTPAGTENPNGGHHHLLIDTALPANLSLPIPADAQHVHFGKGQTETTLELAPGKHTLQLLVGDHLHRPHSTPVYSETITITVKEAEKQ